The window ttaaaggaGCTGCATCATTAAAATATCTAACAGAAACCACAAGTCTGCTTTTAAAGTCTGAGGTTCTACTAGTCCTTTTACCCACTCTGTCATTATATagatttcatagtgtaaatatttagtgaaagcattGACAGTCATCtctataatattatattattactagggctgtcagtgttaacacgttaatcgcgattagattaatgcaatccataacacgttaatttttttaatctcattttaatgttgcaagcctttttgtcccttctactcccccgtagacggctcctctagctgtagcgctatgctttgaagtggcctcctgcagtaaacctaccgcgctgatggaaagtaagagagctactggacttttgaacggcttgtttaactttaaaacacttccagacgcttcagttgacaagtcaaaagtaaaatgcaacctgtgtcaaacggagtttaactaccaccggagtacgtggagtttgagttagcacctccacgctaaacacccaggtgcagccaagccagcctcagctccaccaaaggagcattttggagtgtgggagtcgcagcagagccgtgattgattcccagttaagacactctggtaagaaatgctttacattatgggcttaaaactgccttcaaatggaaaataacaggattttaaacatgacattaaaaacgccattaatcgcgattaactatggaaattttgcaattaatctcgattaaaaaaaattaatcgtttgacagtcctaattattattattttatattatattgagGTCCTACGCTTGTTTTTTAGGATAAATCATGATGTATTTTCTCACCTGCCCTGGAAGACGACTCTCATTGAGTGATTGGTATACAGATCCAGAACCAGATCTTCACCGGGGGATTGAGACAGGAGAGTCTTGTGATCTGAAAcgggaagaaaaacaaaaccagatTCATGAGCAGGAGACAGAGACTTAATGATTACAAACTTAAAAaacgtgtaaagtgaattcagacatttcttctaaacacattaaatagttcataaatgtatttctaaaaaaaaaaaaggtgtaaaaagcatttcaaccatttagatttgaattgtggagctaggattagcataaacccgcccctgctgctgtagaggtagaaatacattcagcacacactactactactactactacagtctacagttagccagttaactgagttagccgccgagctagcagctgagttagctgcagaaagctctcagacgtagcgtccatgtttctggtagaggtggtgactttgattgacaggtgacacttggtagggggcggggcttcagaggctgatttttacacaactttgaagcctaatttcatatatttggtgatttttttaatcatttaaatttagcagggtggttaacaacacacttttctgtggtatgtcaaactcagaactcatttattctgactttacacggactttaaccTTCCGtctttttaaccctaacccacatcAGACCAACTTGAATGAAGATGTGGAGTAACAACATCATCAAGAACATCATATCAGATTTCTGCCACAAAATTCTACAAACTACACCTTAAAGTAGGACGTAGTAGACCTGCTAGAGCACAAAATATAACTTCTGAGAAACACGAGAAGAGTAGAGCAGAAAGAAATCAGCCCAAACTAACCGAGCACAGACAGCTTGACGCTCTGGATGAAGACTCTGGTTTTTTCGTCCCTGTCTCCGTCCACCACCATGTAGCTCTCGTATCTCCCCGTGTCTTTAATCTGAACGTCGTTGATGATCAGAGAACAATCTCCGGACCCCAGCTTCTCCTTAGGGACCTCCACCCGGCCCTTGAACTCCACCGCCTGCCACGTCTCCCACGTCTCCCTCTTCCGCTGCTCGAACACATTGTTGTCCATCATCTTCCACTGGATGTGGCAGGCGGGCGGAGCGGCGTCCATCAGGCGAGACTTCCAGCTGCAGGGAAGAACCACCTGCTGCCCCACCTGGCTGCTGACGGACAGGAAGCGGGCGGCAGAGGACAGCGAAGAGGAGtctggaagaaaggaggaaaaactcTGCATCAGTTCGGATGTCCTTGAGAGGATATGTTGtagttttttattatcattttgacattttatatcttCCATAGATCCATTTGAATGGTTTTAAATCTATTATGGAGCTACATTATGAAaagatatatttaaaacaaatattaatcaTTTGTTTGAATTcatggaaaaaatattaaatatataaatataatatatacaaatataaagtagatttttaaaatttaactGAATGAATGGAAAATTAGCTGCggccataaaaaaataatgtcttcataaacaacaatttattaaattgtaaaagaaataagattaataattatatattttaacaagTTTTCCATTTAATTATGACAGTAAATACATATAACTATGATTTCATAAcactttattgatttattttatttttaagcattttaaatCTTTCGTACTTGGTGGTAAATTAAACATCTGAATGTTTTTAATCCGATTATGTTTGTAAAATAGTTGTTTTTAAGATAAAGTAAGATTACtctgtttaatatttttataatttggTTGAATTCTTGtagaaaaccaaacaaacattacagagatttttatatttgatcagatattatttaaaaatatatttgaatgcTTTTAATTATATGACGGAGCTGCTAATGTTTTTTAAGCTACactataaatacatatttaaatattaaatatttgaattaatGTAGAAAATATTAGGCTACAAATACAATTgaggtttttaaaatgtagtatataaatgtacatattgttatagtttcttcatgtttttctttcttacataatattttacatttttacccAAGTTCTGTAATTAAACACATAATATGTCATTTCTTCTTCTGAGGGTCTTAAAACTATAAGATATGAGTTTGACGGCGTTGTGAAGCAGTGTGGGATCATGGGAGTTGTAGTTAAATCACCGTTGCCATCACAACCagccctcccccctcccccccccctcctggtTAGGATCCTTCATCGATCAGGAGGTTTCTAACACCTGGTGATAAAACCAGTAGAAACATGAATGAAGCAGTTTCACATCATGAATCATCGTTTCTGTGGAAACCGGACGTTTGGAGCTACGAGAAGCTAACGCTGCTGTTAACGTTCGTTCTGCGTcactcagatttaaaaaaacaccaatatCTGAATAGTTTAATGTAAAAGATGAGGCttaaatgtagatataaagtTAATTCATGGCAGATTCTGGTTGACGAACATGATCTCAGCGACCAAATGAAACAAACCTgattaaaatgagatttgaacaaaatataaaacataagtCGAGTTGTGTTTAGTCAAAGTTCCATATTACACCTTTAATTAAAAGCTACTTTATACTCCAACTCCACTATTAAAACTCTACATTTATTCTCAGAGGAAGATTTCACCTAAAAACTACGACttgttaaacattaaatgaGTCCTTCCCAACCTTTTTGACTTGTGGCCcctcaccaaaataaaagcagtattATTATTTGGCTCATGTTTAATGTCAGTGAGTTATAAGCAGCCAGTAAATCAGTATTAAAGCTTTTCACTGTAATCTCACAGCTGAGACGGAGCTGATTATGTTCCAGACAGCTCGGCTTTAAactggtttttaataataaacCAAACCTGACCTCCTCCTCAGTGTAATACGTTAAATACAGGTTCATACTCACCAACTAAACCGCCAACCAGGAAACAATGAAGAGACACGAACAACCTGAAAAATCCccaaagaaatgttttataatcctgcttcagacaggaagtctcataatctgacatcataatgaacaacagttttattttaacatgttttccatttaattatgaattaaacagtaaatacatataaccatgtgttttatattatagaACACTTATTTGGTTTTTAGGGCGTTGTAAAATCTTCCGTAGCAGGTGATAAATTGAAGGTCTGAATGTTTTTAATCCATCATGTtggtaaatatgttttattgatttcttgGTTTAATggttttttaataatttgattGAATTCAGAAAGAAAATCATAAAACTTGGTGATTTGTATGATTTATTATCTTATAGACTGTATTTACTTACAGCAGATTTACatgttgttatattttgttttactaattggtaaaaaaaaatattataataggTTTTGAAtgaatcataaaacataaaaatatgtttattaaatCATTAATATAACATCATGTGACAGTCGACTCAGATGCTTCAAGTTATTCTATATATTTAATAACAAAATACTATTATTACTAATTAATTATCAATattgttaatatatatatatatatatatatatatatataatcattatTACTATGTTGAAATCTGAGTCTTAATTGGCATCAAGCCGCATAACTGAAACTGAGCAATCAGATCCATATGTTTCGTTTCACACTTGATGTTTTTCTAGAAACGAAacttttgcgtgtgtgtgtgtgtgtgtgtgtgtgtgtgtgtgtgtgtgtgtgtgtgtgtgtgtctgtgtgtgtgcgtgtgcgcgggCGTGTGTCAGGCAGCAGCTTCATGCTGACTgaactgatcagctgttaaGTTTCGTTAGTGGAGAAGAGACGGAACACCTGCTTTTCATTCTGCAGATTAAACTCTAAtttttcatgcaaaaaaaaccTGCGTAGACCTGCcataaaataactaataaataataaataataaatagtgaGTTGTCTGACATTATGAATAAAGAGTAATATTTCTTACCAGAGTCGCTTTCTGACTGCTTTCATGTTGCCGCTGTGTGGAGACTGAGTTCagtccttttctctttcctctgcagCCTGAGTCTGGtctgggcgtgtgtg is drawn from Scomber japonicus isolate fScoJap1 chromosome 15, fScoJap1.pri, whole genome shotgun sequence and contains these coding sequences:
- the lgals17 gene encoding galectin 17, with amino-acid sequence MKAVRKRLWLFVSLHCFLVGGLVDSSSLSSAARFLSVSSQVGQQVVLPCSWKSRLMDAAPPACHIQWKMMDNNVFEQRKRETWETWQAVEFKGRVEVPKEKLGSGDCSLIINDVQIKDTGRYESYMVVDGDRDEKTRVFIQSVKLSVLDHKTLLSQSPGEDLVLDLYTNHSMRVVFQGRNGSDWSVLWTREDEDSDRVQKHLNVNQLTIKRLSQSDEGIYKVLDEHGLAVSTVQLSVDENLISRRLQTPDKQLAAEAYSSSSSSSVSALLISSLLILNHLV